The following coding sequences are from one Musa acuminata AAA Group cultivar baxijiao chromosome BXJ2-4, Cavendish_Baxijiao_AAA, whole genome shotgun sequence window:
- the LOC103980680 gene encoding katanin p80 WD40 repeat-containing subunit B1 homolog KTN80.4 isoform X1 → MATTKRAYKLQEFVAHSSSVNCLKIGRKTSRVLVTGGEDNKVNIWAIGKPNAILSLSGHMSAVESVSFDSSEILVAAGAASGSVKLWDLEEAKIVRTLTGHRSNCIAVDFHPFGEFFASGSLDTNLKIWDIRRKGCIHTYKGHSRGVNAIKFTPDGRWVVSGGEDNTVKLWDLTAGKLLHDFKFHEGQIQCIDFHPHEFLLATGSADRTVKLWDLETFELIGSAGPETSGVRSMTFNPDGRTLLCGLHESLKVVSWEPIRSHDTVDVGWSRLSDMNIHEGKLLGCSYNQSCVGVWVVDLSRIEPYAISGAARSNGHSEPKSTSSGNPSTQTDNNIKSSMGRLSISQSSEANAKETKPEASAASIPGTPQRTGTNAGVKTTTTAPTPVSTTSKRSSSKAQAMTNLQTINKSDIMPVIVPRTNPRVELSSDSTKVTGVGRTIPYDIQSKFANFRKVSNIRENSDKADMSIESGLVGNRNTEQNEYLGQTSISSANAVTQLVTAGENNQDGVRRVITGRGRLNSFRESTANYDQENYNIKIEKPKEVCPIDVPQRGRTRSIASNWERRECSPSYEGPVSSNSSETMMATSSLYSLRGHNRFAEETVPASDEDSISILLEKHDQFLNLTQSRLIKLQVVSRLWERNDVKGVVGAIEKMSDYAVSADVLGCLKDKGDIVTLDICTSLLPLLTGLLESNMDRHVGVSLGMLLTLVRIFGPVIHSTLSAGPSVGVDLQAEQRLERCNSCFIELEKVKHRISSMSRRGGSIAKAAQELNLALQEVL, encoded by the exons ATGGCGACCACCAAGCGCGCTTACAAGCTgc AGGAATTTGTGGCGCATTCTTCCAGCGTCAATTGCCTGAAGATTGGGAGAAAGACATCGAGAGTTCTTGTTACTGGAGGAGAGGACAACAAGGTCAATATTTGGGCTATTGGAAAACCTAATGCCATATTG AGCCTATCTGGTCATATGAGTGCTGTTGAGTCAGTAAGTTTTGATTCATCGGAGATATTGGTAGCTGCTGGTGCAGCTAGCGGCTCGGTAAAGTTGTGGGATTTGGAAGAGGCAAAGA TTGTTCGAACTCTGACCGGCCACAGGTCAAATTGTATAGCTGTTGACTTTCATCCATTTGGAGAGTTCTTTGCTTCTGGATCTCTGGATACAAATCTGAAGATATGGGATATTAGAAGAAAGGGATGCATTCATACATACAAGGGTCACAGCCGAGGGGTTAATGCTATTAAATTCACCCCTGATGGGCGGTGGGTTGTTTCTGGTGGAGAAGACAACACTGTGAAG CTTTGGGATCTTACTGCTGGAAAACTTTTACATGATTTCAAGTTTCATGAGGGTCAGATTCAGTGCATTGATTTCCATCCTCATGAATTTCTGCTGGCAACAG GTTCAGCTGATAGAACTGTTAAGTTATGGGATCTTGAAACTTTTGAGCTAATAGGGTCTGCTGGACCTGAG ACTTCTGGTGTGCGTTCTATGACGTTTAATCCTGATGGGAGAACATTGCTTTGTGGATTGCATGAGAGTCTGAAG GTTGTTTCCTGGGAACCAATAAGAAGCCATGATACTGTGGATGTAGGATGGTCTAGACTATCAGATATGAACATTCATGAGGGTAAACTTCTTGGATGTTCATACAATCAAAGCTGTGTTGGAGTATGGGTTGTGGACCTTTCT CGCATTGAGCCATATGCAATTTCTGGTGCTGCTAGATCAAATGGTCATTCTGAACCAAAGTCTACATCAAGTGGTAATCCATCTACGCAAACTGACAACAATATAAAGTCTAGCATGGGGAGGCTATCAATATCACAAAGTTCAGAAGCAAATGCTAAGGAAACAAAACCAGAAGCAT CAGCTGCAAGCATCCCTGGTACCCCTCAAAGAACTGGGACAAATGCTGGTGTAAAAACAACTACAACAGCACCTACACCTGTTTCTACTACTTCAAAAAGAAGTTCATCAAAAGCTCAGGCTATGACAAATCTTCAGACAATCAATAAATCTGATATAATGCCTGTCATTGTTCCAAGAACTAACCCACGAGTAGAGTTGTCCTCTGATTCTACTAAGGTGACTGGAGTTGGAAGAACAATACCATATGATATCCAATCAAAATTTGCTAATTTTCGGAAGGTATCAAACATCAGAGAGAATTCAGACAAAGCAGATATGTCCATTGAGTCTGGACTTGTGGGTAATAGAAACACTGAACAAAATGAATATTTGGGCCAAACTTCTATTTCTTCTGCCAACGCTGTAACTCAGCTAGTGACTGCTGGAGAAAATAACCAGGATGGTGTTAGACGTGTTATAACAGGTAGGGGACGATTGAACTCATTCAGAGAGTCAACTGCAAATTATGATCAGGAAAATT ataATATCAAAATCGAGAAGCCAAAGGAAGTGTGCCCTATTGATGTTCCACAAAGAG GAAGAACAAGGTCAATTGCTTCAAACTGGGAAAGGAGGGAATGTTCTCCAAGCTATGAGGGGCCAGTGTCAAGCAATTCCTCTGAGACAATGATGGCTACTAGCTCCTTATATTCTTTG AGAGGTCATAATCGATTTGCTGAAGAAACTGTACCTGCCTCTGATGAGGATTCCATTTCTATTTTATTAGAAAAACATGATCAATTCTTAAACTTAACACAGTCTCGGTTGATCAAACTACAG GTAGTTTCCCGGCTTTGGGAAAGAAATGATGTCAAGGGCGTTGTTGGTGCAATTGAGAAGATGTCTGATTATGCT GTTTCTGCTGATGTATTGGGTTGTTTGAAGGACAAAGGTGATATTGTCACTCTAGATATTTGCACGTCTCTCCTACCGCTCCTTACTGGCCTTCTTGAGAGTAACATGGATAG GCATGTAGGTGTTTCCTTGGGAATGTTGCTGACACTTGTCAGAATCTTTGGTCCTGTAATACATTCAACCTTGTCAGCTGGTCCATCTGTTGGTGTTGATCTTCAAGCAGAGCAGAG GCTGGAACGTTGCAATTCGTGCTTCATTGAGTTGGAAAAAGTCAAGCATAGGATTTCTTCCATGAGTAG AAGAGGAGGGTCTATTGCAAAGGCTGCACAAGAGCTGAATCTCGCTCTTCAGGAAGTACTGTGA
- the LOC103980680 gene encoding katanin p80 WD40 repeat-containing subunit B1 homolog KTN80.4 isoform X2, which translates to MATTKRAYKLQEFVAHSSSVNCLKIGRKTSRVLVTGGEDNKVNIWAIGKPNAILSLSGHMSAVESVSFDSSEILVAAGAASGSVKLWDLEEAKIVRTLTGHRSNCIAVDFHPFGEFFASGSLDTNLKIWDIRRKGCIHTYKGHSRGVNAIKFTPDGRWVVSGGEDNTVKLWDLTAGKLLHDFKFHEGQIQCIDFHPHEFLLATGSADRTVKLWDLETFELIGSAGPETSGVRSMTFNPDGRTLLCGLHESLKVVSWEPIRSHDTVDVGWSRLSDMNIHEGKLLGCSYNQSCVGVWVVDLSRIEPYAISGAARSNGHSEPKSTSSGNPSTQTDNNIKSSMGRLSISQSSEANAKETKPEASASIPGTPQRTGTNAGVKTTTTAPTPVSTTSKRSSSKAQAMTNLQTINKSDIMPVIVPRTNPRVELSSDSTKVTGVGRTIPYDIQSKFANFRKVSNIRENSDKADMSIESGLVGNRNTEQNEYLGQTSISSANAVTQLVTAGENNQDGVRRVITGRGRLNSFRESTANYDQENYNIKIEKPKEVCPIDVPQRGRTRSIASNWERRECSPSYEGPVSSNSSETMMATSSLYSLRGHNRFAEETVPASDEDSISILLEKHDQFLNLTQSRLIKLQVVSRLWERNDVKGVVGAIEKMSDYAVSADVLGCLKDKGDIVTLDICTSLLPLLTGLLESNMDRHVGVSLGMLLTLVRIFGPVIHSTLSAGPSVGVDLQAEQRLERCNSCFIELEKVKHRISSMSRRGGSIAKAAQELNLALQEVL; encoded by the exons ATGGCGACCACCAAGCGCGCTTACAAGCTgc AGGAATTTGTGGCGCATTCTTCCAGCGTCAATTGCCTGAAGATTGGGAGAAAGACATCGAGAGTTCTTGTTACTGGAGGAGAGGACAACAAGGTCAATATTTGGGCTATTGGAAAACCTAATGCCATATTG AGCCTATCTGGTCATATGAGTGCTGTTGAGTCAGTAAGTTTTGATTCATCGGAGATATTGGTAGCTGCTGGTGCAGCTAGCGGCTCGGTAAAGTTGTGGGATTTGGAAGAGGCAAAGA TTGTTCGAACTCTGACCGGCCACAGGTCAAATTGTATAGCTGTTGACTTTCATCCATTTGGAGAGTTCTTTGCTTCTGGATCTCTGGATACAAATCTGAAGATATGGGATATTAGAAGAAAGGGATGCATTCATACATACAAGGGTCACAGCCGAGGGGTTAATGCTATTAAATTCACCCCTGATGGGCGGTGGGTTGTTTCTGGTGGAGAAGACAACACTGTGAAG CTTTGGGATCTTACTGCTGGAAAACTTTTACATGATTTCAAGTTTCATGAGGGTCAGATTCAGTGCATTGATTTCCATCCTCATGAATTTCTGCTGGCAACAG GTTCAGCTGATAGAACTGTTAAGTTATGGGATCTTGAAACTTTTGAGCTAATAGGGTCTGCTGGACCTGAG ACTTCTGGTGTGCGTTCTATGACGTTTAATCCTGATGGGAGAACATTGCTTTGTGGATTGCATGAGAGTCTGAAG GTTGTTTCCTGGGAACCAATAAGAAGCCATGATACTGTGGATGTAGGATGGTCTAGACTATCAGATATGAACATTCATGAGGGTAAACTTCTTGGATGTTCATACAATCAAAGCTGTGTTGGAGTATGGGTTGTGGACCTTTCT CGCATTGAGCCATATGCAATTTCTGGTGCTGCTAGATCAAATGGTCATTCTGAACCAAAGTCTACATCAAGTGGTAATCCATCTACGCAAACTGACAACAATATAAAGTCTAGCATGGGGAGGCTATCAATATCACAAAGTTCAGAAGCAAATGCTAAGGAAACAAAACCAGAAGCAT CTGCAAGCATCCCTGGTACCCCTCAAAGAACTGGGACAAATGCTGGTGTAAAAACAACTACAACAGCACCTACACCTGTTTCTACTACTTCAAAAAGAAGTTCATCAAAAGCTCAGGCTATGACAAATCTTCAGACAATCAATAAATCTGATATAATGCCTGTCATTGTTCCAAGAACTAACCCACGAGTAGAGTTGTCCTCTGATTCTACTAAGGTGACTGGAGTTGGAAGAACAATACCATATGATATCCAATCAAAATTTGCTAATTTTCGGAAGGTATCAAACATCAGAGAGAATTCAGACAAAGCAGATATGTCCATTGAGTCTGGACTTGTGGGTAATAGAAACACTGAACAAAATGAATATTTGGGCCAAACTTCTATTTCTTCTGCCAACGCTGTAACTCAGCTAGTGACTGCTGGAGAAAATAACCAGGATGGTGTTAGACGTGTTATAACAGGTAGGGGACGATTGAACTCATTCAGAGAGTCAACTGCAAATTATGATCAGGAAAATT ataATATCAAAATCGAGAAGCCAAAGGAAGTGTGCCCTATTGATGTTCCACAAAGAG GAAGAACAAGGTCAATTGCTTCAAACTGGGAAAGGAGGGAATGTTCTCCAAGCTATGAGGGGCCAGTGTCAAGCAATTCCTCTGAGACAATGATGGCTACTAGCTCCTTATATTCTTTG AGAGGTCATAATCGATTTGCTGAAGAAACTGTACCTGCCTCTGATGAGGATTCCATTTCTATTTTATTAGAAAAACATGATCAATTCTTAAACTTAACACAGTCTCGGTTGATCAAACTACAG GTAGTTTCCCGGCTTTGGGAAAGAAATGATGTCAAGGGCGTTGTTGGTGCAATTGAGAAGATGTCTGATTATGCT GTTTCTGCTGATGTATTGGGTTGTTTGAAGGACAAAGGTGATATTGTCACTCTAGATATTTGCACGTCTCTCCTACCGCTCCTTACTGGCCTTCTTGAGAGTAACATGGATAG GCATGTAGGTGTTTCCTTGGGAATGTTGCTGACACTTGTCAGAATCTTTGGTCCTGTAATACATTCAACCTTGTCAGCTGGTCCATCTGTTGGTGTTGATCTTCAAGCAGAGCAGAG GCTGGAACGTTGCAATTCGTGCTTCATTGAGTTGGAAAAAGTCAAGCATAGGATTTCTTCCATGAGTAG AAGAGGAGGGTCTATTGCAAAGGCTGCACAAGAGCTGAATCTCGCTCTTCAGGAAGTACTGTGA